DNA from Terriglobus tenax:
CACAGTAGGTCTGGAAGTAGTTATGCAGCGAGGTGTGGTCGCTGTATCCAATAAATGCCTTCGGATTCGTGCGGATCAGTTCCGTATCCAGCAGGGGCAGCAACTCCGCCGTGCCCCATCCACCGCGGGAGCAGATAATCCCATCAATCGTCTTGTCCGCAAAGGCCGCGTGCAGATCACTCACCCGCTGCTGCGCCGTGCCCGCGTAATACAAAGGCCCGCCGCCATACGCATGCGGATACACCACCGGCTCGTACCCAAGCTCACGCAACGCTGACACACCCTTATCCACCAGGTGCCGCTGCGGTGTGCTCGCCGGCGAAACCACTGCCAGCCGCGCACCCTTCCGCAACGCTTTTGGCTTTACGCTCACAGCGTAACCTCACCCACACAGATAATTTCTGCCGGACCGGTCAGGCGCATCTCCTCACTTTTCGATGGCCACACCACACGCTGCGGACCACCTTCGGCAATCGCTTCCAGCGTTGTGCTGCATCCACGCAGAGCGATCGCGGCGGTCGACGAAGCACAGGTGCCGGTGCCAGAGGAGGTCGTTGGCCCAACGCCGCGCTCGTAGATGCGGAAGGCTATCTGCCCCGGAGCCAACACGCGGACAAACTCCACGTTGGTCTGCTTCGGAAAGTCAGGGTGGAAGCAGATCTTCTCTCCCAGCGCCTGCCAGGTGAGCCCGTACGCGCTGAAGTCGTCCGTATCCACAAAGATGACGAAGTGAGGATTGCCGACGTTGACGTTCGCGCCTTCCACCGCGCCTACGCCCGGCACCTCCACCGTCTGCGGATGCACCCGGGGCACACCCATGCCTGTTTCGATCAGGAACTCCGTCTCTTCACAAGAGACCGTGGTGCAACTGCGCGGCCCGCCATGCGTGCCCAGAGTCACCTGCTTCAGGCCTTCGCTGTAAGCAAGCCATGCGGCCACGCAGCGTGTGCCATTGCCGGAGAGCTCCGCCTCGGAGCCATCGGCGTTGAACAGACGCAGGAAGAAGCTGCCATCGGGCAGGCGATCCAGAAACTCGACGCCGTCCGCGCCTACGCTGGTGTTACGGGCGCACAGCTTGCGCGCGATGCCGGCATGATTGCCGCCCGCCAGCGTCTCTTCCACTACGAGAAAGTCGTTGCCGCAGGCATGTGCTTTTACAAAAGGAATCATCGTTATCTCTTAATCGGCTGAAAAACTTCAGACTCGTAAATGCGTGCGCAGGGCTGGCCTGTTGTGCACAGCACGGTCAACAACTTCAGGTTCGCGGAATTCTTTTTGACGGCCTCGGCAACCGGATCCTTGTCGATCGCAATCACATACGCCGCCCAGATCGAAGGTGCGTCCAGGGCGCGATGGAAGCTGACATAATCCGACTCCGACACAAACTGCTTCAGCGGAATTCCTGATTTCTGAATTGCCCCGACGTGATCGGAGGTAAACATCATCACCGGCAACCCCTGCGGCATGGCCAGCAGTTCCCGCGTGATGGAGTCTTCAAACGGAATCCGCGTACGCGAGTTCACAATGCCTTCCTTCAGCACCAGAGGTGTAAACCACGTCATGGCAATGCAGTTGGCCACGCACAGCATCAGCACCACGGGCTGCAGAAACACCGCCTGCATGGGCCGCGTGCGAATGATCCTGCTCTCAAACCACGCCACCACCACAAAAGCAAACGCCACCAGCGCGGGCAGCAGTTCCATACCGTACCGTGCGTTGTAGTACGAGTGCGGATACAGCTGTGGAATGAAGATCGGCACCGAACCATACGACACCGAGTACACATAGAACGGCAGCGGCATCCACAGCAGAGCCGAGGCGCGCGCCAGCCCCCGCTTCCACAACATGTACGTTCCGGCAATGGCCGCGGCCATCAGCAGGAAGCCTGTCTCCCACGCGGCGGCATCCACCTGCGCGGTGCGCGTGTAGAACAGCAGCGCCCAGCCGGGGTTGTGCCAGCCACGATAATGCTGTCCCGGAGGCGCGGTGTTCCGCTCAATCGCAGCCGCCGAGTAAGGCCCCCGCATGAAGTCCAGCGGATCGCCTGTGTAATGCCAGTTGTGATACAGCCAGCCCATCGGCGCGAGCACGGTCAAAATGGTGAGAATGGCGAAGGCTCCACGCACCTGATCGAAGATGCGCTTGTTCTTCACCAGTGAGATGAGCAGCATCAGCCACACGCATGCAGCCAGAATCCAGCCGTCATAGCGCGTATAGACCGAGAGCACCGAGAGAATGCCAGAGACCACCAGCCGCGCCTTCACCACGCCGATGCGCTCTTCGCGGATCGCGTCGATCGCCTCCATCACTAGCACTGTCTGCCAGATGAACAAGGCCAGGAACAGCGGCTCAGTCATGGCCGTGCTGCCCAGGTACAGCAGGTTTGGGTTCAGCGCATAAAACAGCGTCGCGCCAAAGGCCCAGTGCATAGGCAGCATGCGGCGCGTCAGCCGGTAGAAGCCAATATTGCCAAGGATGTAGCAGACAAAGGATGGCCACGTGCCGCCGGAGCCGGTCTGCCACCACTGCAACTTTGAAACAAACGGCACCAGCAGCAGATGCGGCAGCGGAAGCCACACGCTGCCGAGCTGCGGTAGTCCAGGGTTTACCGAATCGATGATGCGGCGCGCAATGGCCAGATGGGCCACCGCATCGCCATACAGAAGCAGGTAGCCGCGCGCGGCGCAGACCAGTACCGCGAGAAAGGCGAGAATCAACGACGCCAGCGCAATGGGGAACAGCTCCTGCCGCTTCGCCGGCCTGATCGCCAGACGCTCCGCGATCGTCTTCTCATCGTTGGGGATGAGGTCGCGATCGCGGTCCTTCGCGCTCTGGTTGTACTTACGCCTCAAGCTCAAGGTGCGAGATCTCCTGCAGCGTGCGGAAGCGTTGCTCGATGTCGTCGCGGGTCAACGTGTGCAGGCGCTCCGTGCCAAAGCTCTCTACGGCGTATGACCCCATAACACCGCCATAGAAGAGCGCCTTGCGGAAGACCGCCGGGGTCAGCTCCGGCTGCGATGCAATGTAGCCATAGAAACCACCGGCAAAGCAGTCGCCTGCACCGGTCGGGTCCACCACTTCATCCAGCGGCATGGCCGGCGCGCGGAAGGGCAGCGTAATGTGGCTTACGCCGGTAAAGCTACGGTCGCAGAAGAAAGCGGTTGCGCCATACTCGCCGTGTTTGACCACCAGCGACTTCGGTCCCATCTCCATGACTTTGCGCGCAGCCTTCAGCAGGTTGTTCTCGCCGGCCAGCATCCGCGCTTCACCATCGTTGATCAACAGGACATCCAACTCGGCCAGCACCTTTTCCAGGTTGGCACGATGGTCGGCGATCCAGTAATTCATCGTGTCGCCAGCCACCAGCTTTACATCCGGCATCTGCTTGCGGACCTGCAACTGCAGCACGGGATCGATGTTGGCCAGGAAGAGATAGTCGGAGTCGAGATAACTTGCCGGGATCTTCGGAGCAAAGCTGCCGAAGACGTTCAGGTCAGTGGCCAGCGTCTCCGCCTCGGAGAGGCTTTTCATGTACGAACCGGCCCAGTGGAAGCTCTTGCCCTCAGCATGTTCAATGCCGGTGGTGTCCACACCGCGCTTCTTCAGTGTTTCTTCGTGCTCCGGCAGAAAGTCCTCGCCAACGACGCCGACCACGCGCACATCGGTAAAGAAGCTGGCAGCCATCGCAAAGTGAAAGGCGGCTCCACCCTGTACCCGCTCACGCTTGCCGTGCGGCGTCTCCAGGGTGTCAAACGCAACCGAACCAACAACCAGAATCGACATTCGTATTCCTTATCCTTCGTACTTGTCGAGCAGCAGGGCCAGCTTAGCGCGCGTTGCCGGGGGAATCGCCTTCTTGTCGGTCATCACGGCAAACTTCAGAGCGGAGGCGCAGGCGCAGGTGCGCTCGCCCTTCGGCATGGCGGCAACGGCAGCTTTCACGACCTTGGCGGCGTTGGTTGAGTTGGTGTGCATCACCTTGATGATCGCGTCGACGGTTACATCATCGTGGCCTTCAAACCAGCAGTCGTAGTCGGTGACCATGGCCAGCGTGGCGTAGCAAATTTCGGCCTCGCGGGCCAGCTTCGCCTCCTGCAGGTTCGTCATGCCGATCACGTCCGCGCCCCAGCTGCGGTACAGCTTTGACTCGGCGCGGGTGGAGAACTGCGGGCCTTCCATGCAGATATACGTGCCGCCGTTCTTGCCCACCACGCCAACCTCGGCGCATGCGCCTTCGAAGGTTTTCGCAACCGTCGCGCAGACCGGGTCACCAAAGGCAACGTGGCCCACAATACCGTCCCCGAAGAAGGTGGAGGTACGGGCAAAGGTGCGGTCGATGAACTGG
Protein-coding regions in this window:
- the dapF gene encoding diaminopimelate epimerase; translation: MIPFVKAHACGNDFLVVEETLAGGNHAGIARKLCARNTSVGADGVEFLDRLPDGSFFLRLFNADGSEAELSGNGTRCVAAWLAYSEGLKQVTLGTHGGPRSCTTVSCEETEFLIETGMGVPRVHPQTVEVPGVGAVEGANVNVGNPHFVIFVDTDDFSAYGLTWQALGEKICFHPDFPKQTNVEFVRVLAPGQIAFRIYERGVGPTTSSGTGTCASSTAAIALRGCSTTLEAIAEGGPQRVVWPSKSEEMRLTGPAEIICVGEVTL
- the mtnP gene encoding S-methyl-5'-thioadenosine phosphorylase produces the protein MQQAEIGIIGGSGLYSMPGFTNIREEKITTPFGDPSDPLVLGELEGRKVAFLARHGKGHRILPTELNFRANIYAMKQLGVKRILSVSAVGSLKEEHKPTDFVIPDQFIDRTFARTSTFFGDGIVGHVAFGDPVCATVAKTFEGACAEVGVVGKNGGTYICMEGPQFSTRAESKLYRSWGADVIGMTNLQEAKLAREAEICYATLAMVTDYDCWFEGHDDVTVDAIIKVMHTNSTNAAKVVKAAVAAMPKGERTCACASALKFAVMTDKKAIPPATRAKLALLLDKYEG
- a CDS encoding PfkB family carbohydrate kinase; amino-acid sequence: MSILVVGSVAFDTLETPHGKRERVQGGAAFHFAMAASFFTDVRVVGVVGEDFLPEHEETLKKRGVDTTGIEHAEGKSFHWAGSYMKSLSEAETLATDLNVFGSFAPKIPASYLDSDYLFLANIDPVLQLQVRKQMPDVKLVAGDTMNYWIADHRANLEKVLAELDVLLINDGEARMLAGENNLLKAARKVMEMGPKSLVVKHGEYGATAFFCDRSFTGVSHITLPFRAPAMPLDEVVDPTGAGDCFAGGFYGYIASQPELTPAVFRKALFYGGVMGSYAVESFGTERLHTLTRDDIEQRFRTLQEISHLELEA
- a CDS encoding ArnT family glycosyltransferase, whose product is MSLRRKYNQSAKDRDRDLIPNDEKTIAERLAIRPAKRQELFPIALASLILAFLAVLVCAARGYLLLYGDAVAHLAIARRIIDSVNPGLPQLGSVWLPLPHLLLVPFVSKLQWWQTGSGGTWPSFVCYILGNIGFYRLTRRMLPMHWAFGATLFYALNPNLLYLGSTAMTEPLFLALFIWQTVLVMEAIDAIREERIGVVKARLVVSGILSVLSVYTRYDGWILAACVWLMLLISLVKNKRIFDQVRGAFAILTILTVLAPMGWLYHNWHYTGDPLDFMRGPYSAAAIERNTAPPGQHYRGWHNPGWALLFYTRTAQVDAAAWETGFLLMAAAIAGTYMLWKRGLARASALLWMPLPFYVYSVSYGSVPIFIPQLYPHSYYNARYGMELLPALVAFAFVVVAWFESRIIRTRPMQAVFLQPVVLMLCVANCIAMTWFTPLVLKEGIVNSRTRIPFEDSITRELLAMPQGLPVMMFTSDHVGAIQKSGIPLKQFVSESDYVSFHRALDAPSIWAAYVIAIDKDPVAEAVKKNSANLKLLTVLCTTGQPCARIYESEVFQPIKR